The following are encoded together in the Bradyrhizobium sp. CCGUVB1N3 genome:
- a CDS encoding OpgC domain-containing protein, whose translation MKPSVKAALAAHSHDARLYLTLGIANWSIFLDHVPNNVANLLTLRNFGFSGAADLFVFVVGYGVTIIHGKMALERGFVVAATRVFRRVWRLYAAYVVLFVIYIDAIAYVASQSTAPEIIHEYNISGILEHPLRILVRGLVLQEEPLNLDLLQLMIPLMAFFPLALWGLLRRPHLTLLASIAVYFAARYFGWTFRISPDGEWTFNPFCWQMLMVLGGWFAVTGAPARALHGMSWLRALAGAYLVFAMAITLARHSPALSAYLPDAVLNIFTPNDKENLAPHRVLHFLALAFLATYLVPADHPALLWKSLQPVIRSGEEWLAVFCVSVFLSFAAHLILITGPNLVAMQILVSLVGLAAIAAVAYYISWSRRQDLPAALRQRA comes from the coding sequence ATGAAACCGTCCGTCAAGGCGGCCCTCGCCGCACATAGCCACGATGCCAGGCTTTATCTCACGCTCGGGATTGCCAACTGGTCGATCTTCCTCGACCACGTTCCGAACAATGTTGCCAATCTGCTCACCTTGCGCAATTTCGGCTTCAGCGGCGCCGCCGACCTGTTCGTGTTCGTGGTGGGCTATGGCGTCACGATCATCCACGGCAAGATGGCGCTGGAGCGCGGCTTCGTCGTCGCGGCAACCCGCGTCTTCCGCAGAGTCTGGCGGCTCTATGCGGCCTACGTCGTGCTGTTCGTGATCTATATCGACGCCATCGCCTACGTCGCCTCGCAATCGACCGCGCCGGAGATCATCCACGAGTACAATATCTCCGGCATTCTCGAACATCCCCTGCGCATCCTGGTGCGCGGGCTGGTGCTTCAGGAAGAGCCGCTCAACCTCGACCTGCTGCAATTGATGATTCCGCTGATGGCGTTCTTTCCGCTGGCGCTGTGGGGCCTGCTCCGCCGCCCGCACCTGACGCTGCTCGCCTCGATCGCGGTGTACTTCGCGGCGAGGTATTTCGGCTGGACGTTCCGGATCTCTCCGGACGGCGAATGGACCTTCAATCCGTTCTGCTGGCAGATGCTGATGGTGCTGGGCGGCTGGTTCGCGGTGACCGGCGCGCCTGCCCGTGCGCTGCACGGCATGTCGTGGCTGCGCGCACTCGCGGGCGCCTATCTGGTGTTCGCGATGGCGATCACGCTGGCGCGGCATTCGCCGGCGCTGTCCGCCTATCTGCCAGATGCCGTGCTCAATATCTTCACGCCGAACGACAAGGAAAACCTCGCGCCGCATCGCGTGCTGCATTTCCTCGCGCTCGCTTTCCTCGCCACGTATCTGGTGCCGGCCGATCATCCGGCCTTGCTGTGGAAATCGCTGCAACCGGTGATCCGGAGCGGTGAGGAATGGCTCGCGGTGTTCTGCGTCAGCGTGTTCCTGTCCTTCGCCGCGCATCTCATCCTGATCACGGGGCCCAATCTCGTCGCGATGCAGATCCTTGTCAGCCTCGTTGGGCTCGCGGCCATCGCGGCCGTGGCCTACTACATCTCCTGGTCCAGGCGGCAGGACCTGCCCGCGGCCTTGCGGCAACGGGCGTAG
- a CDS encoding multidrug efflux RND transporter permease subunit — translation MQESFSSLFIRYPIGTSLLMAGILFVGLVAYPLLPVAPLPQVDFPTIQLSASLPGGSPETMASSVAQPLERQLAQIPGIAQMTSTSSLGSASITIQFDLNRQIDAAANDVQAAINAASGQLPKNLPSPPTYRKVNPADSPIMILSATSDTLPLTTVSDRTDAQLAQQISQISGVAQVFVGGQQKPSVRVQIDPAKLVAKGLSLEDVRGQIAITTTDSPKGNIDGTRRAYTIYANDQLLEAAAWQDVIIAYRNGAPLRIRDIGEAVAGPEDMKTAAWADGKRGVFLVIFKQPGANVIDTVDRIKAQLPRLVAAIPPAIAIKIISDRTITIRAAVEDVQITLLITIALVVMVIFIFLRSFWATIIPTVTVPLALLGACSLMWVFGYSLDNLSLMALTIAVGFVVDDAIVMLENITRYVEQGERPLAAAYKGAAEIGFTIVSISISLIAVLIPLLLMGGIIGRLFREFAVTLAMAIFVSLVVSLTLTPMMASRFLRADHEARHGRVYQWSERMFERLLGAYERGLDVALKHSFITLCIFFATVALSVYLFILIPKGFFPQQDNGFLTAVSEMPQDISFTEMKRRQEELNAIVQADPAVESIAMFIGGGGTALNSGRMYVTLKPREERDAGAQQIIARLRPKLAAVEGARLYMQASQDVRLGGRATRTQFEFTLQDANLAELNAWAPKILEAMKTLPQLRDVATDQQTEGTTLQLTINRDTAARYGIQPQLIDDTLYDAFGQRQVAQYFTQTNSYHVILEITPELQGKLDTLDKLYIRSPLTGEQVPLSVFCSWTNVPVRPLAIAHQGQFPAVTISFNLAEDVALGQATDAVSQAVSEMRAPPTLATSFQGTAQAFQQSLGTVPLLILAALVVVYLILGVLYESYIHPLTILSTLPSAGVGAIAILMIFGFDFSLIALIGIILLIGIVKKNGIMMVDFAIAAEREQRLTPEQSIRQAALLRFRPIMMTTMAALLGGVPLMLGTGTGAEIRQPLGYAMVGGLLVSQALTLFTTPVVYLYLDRFSNLLSRWMAKKPKPRAEAAVDEQKDAAE, via the coding sequence ATGCAAGAGAGCTTCTCGTCTCTGTTCATCCGCTACCCGATCGGCACCTCGCTGCTGATGGCGGGCATCCTGTTCGTCGGCCTTGTGGCCTATCCGCTACTGCCGGTTGCGCCACTGCCGCAGGTCGACTTTCCGACCATCCAGCTTTCCGCTTCGCTCCCCGGCGGCAGCCCGGAGACGATGGCCTCCTCGGTGGCGCAGCCGCTCGAGCGCCAGCTCGCGCAGATCCCCGGCATCGCGCAGATGACATCGACGAGCTCGCTCGGCTCGGCCTCGATCACCATCCAGTTCGATCTCAACCGCCAGATCGATGCCGCCGCCAACGACGTCCAGGCCGCGATCAACGCGGCGAGCGGCCAATTACCGAAGAACCTGCCCTCGCCCCCGACCTATCGCAAGGTCAATCCGGCGGACTCGCCGATCATGATCCTGTCGGCGACGTCGGACACGCTGCCGCTGACCACCGTCAGCGACCGCACCGACGCCCAGCTCGCCCAGCAGATCAGCCAGATCTCCGGGGTCGCGCAGGTCTTCGTCGGCGGACAGCAGAAGCCGTCGGTGCGCGTCCAGATCGACCCGGCAAAGCTCGTCGCCAAGGGCCTGTCGCTGGAGGACGTGCGCGGCCAGATCGCGATCACCACCACCGACAGTCCGAAGGGAAACATCGACGGCACGCGGCGCGCCTACACCATCTACGCCAACGACCAGCTGCTCGAAGCCGCGGCCTGGCAGGACGTGATCATCGCCTATCGCAACGGCGCTCCCTTGCGGATCCGCGACATCGGCGAGGCTGTCGCCGGCCCCGAGGACATGAAGACCGCGGCGTGGGCCGACGGCAAGCGGGGCGTGTTCCTCGTCATCTTCAAGCAGCCCGGCGCCAACGTCATCGACACCGTCGACCGCATCAAGGCGCAACTGCCGCGGCTTGTGGCCGCGATCCCGCCGGCGATCGCCATCAAGATCATCAGCGACCGCACCATCACCATCCGCGCCGCGGTCGAGGACGTGCAGATCACGCTCCTGATCACGATCGCGCTGGTGGTGATGGTGATCTTCATCTTCCTGCGCAGCTTCTGGGCCACGATCATCCCGACCGTGACTGTGCCGCTAGCGCTGCTGGGGGCCTGCTCGCTGATGTGGGTGTTCGGCTATTCGCTGGACAATCTCTCCCTGATGGCGCTGACCATCGCGGTCGGTTTCGTGGTGGATGACGCGATCGTGATGCTCGAGAACATCACCCGCTACGTCGAGCAGGGCGAGCGACCACTGGCCGCAGCCTACAAGGGTGCGGCCGAGATCGGCTTCACCATCGTCTCGATCAGCATCTCGCTGATCGCCGTGCTGATCCCCCTGCTGCTCATGGGCGGCATCATCGGCCGGCTGTTCCGCGAGTTCGCGGTGACGCTGGCGATGGCGATCTTCGTCTCGCTGGTGGTGTCCCTGACCCTGACGCCAATGATGGCCTCGCGCTTCCTGCGCGCCGATCACGAGGCGCGGCACGGCCGGGTCTATCAGTGGAGCGAGCGGATGTTCGAGCGCCTGCTCGGCGCCTATGAGCGCGGGCTCGACGTCGCGCTCAAGCACAGCTTCATCACGCTCTGCATCTTCTTCGCGACGGTCGCGCTGTCGGTCTATCTCTTCATCCTGATCCCAAAGGGATTCTTCCCGCAGCAGGACAACGGCTTCCTGACCGCCGTCTCCGAGATGCCGCAGGACATCTCGTTTACGGAGATGAAGCGGCGCCAGGAGGAGCTCAACGCGATCGTGCAGGCCGATCCCGCCGTCGAGTCGATCGCGATGTTCATCGGCGGCGGCGGCACCGCGCTGAATTCCGGACGCATGTACGTCACGTTGAAGCCGCGGGAGGAACGTGATGCCGGCGCGCAGCAGATCATCGCGCGGCTGCGGCCGAAGCTCGCTGCGGTCGAGGGTGCCCGCCTCTATATGCAGGCCTCGCAGGACGTGCGTCTCGGTGGCCGCGCGACGCGCACCCAGTTCGAGTTCACGCTCCAGGACGCCAATCTCGCCGAGCTGAACGCATGGGCGCCAAAGATCCTGGAGGCGATGAAGACGCTGCCGCAGCTTCGCGACGTCGCGACCGACCAGCAGACCGAGGGCACGACGCTTCAGCTCACCATCAACCGCGACACCGCCGCGCGCTATGGCATTCAGCCGCAGCTGATCGACGATACGCTCTATGACGCATTCGGCCAGCGCCAGGTCGCGCAGTATTTCACCCAGACCAACAGCTATCACGTGATCCTCGAGATCACGCCGGAACTGCAGGGCAAGCTGGATACGCTCGACAAGCTCTACATCAGGTCGCCGCTGACGGGCGAGCAGGTGCCGCTTTCGGTCTTCTGCAGCTGGACCAACGTGCCGGTGCGGCCGCTCGCGATCGCGCACCAGGGCCAGTTTCCGGCGGTAACGATCAGCTTCAACCTCGCCGAAGACGTGGCGCTCGGGCAGGCGACCGACGCGGTCTCGCAAGCCGTCAGCGAGATGCGCGCGCCGCCGACGCTGGCGACGAGCTTCCAGGGCACCGCGCAGGCGTTCCAGCAATCGCTCGGCACCGTGCCGCTGCTGATCCTGGCCGCGCTCGTCGTGGTCTACCTGATCCTGGGCGTGCTCTATGAGAGCTACATCCACCCCCTGACCATTCTCTCCACGCTGCCCTCGGCCGGCGTCGGCGCGATCGCCATCCTGATGATCTTTGGCTTCGACTTCAGCCTGATCGCCTTGATCGGAATCATCCTCCTGATCGGCATCGTCAAGAAGAACGGCATCATGATGGTGGATTTCGCGATCGCCGCCGAACGCGAGCAGCGTTTGACGCCGGAGCAGTCGATCCGCCAGGCCGCGCTGCTGCGCTTCCGCCCGATCATGATGACGACGATGGCGGCGCTGCTCGGCGGCGTGCCCTTGATGCTCGGAACCGGCACCGGCGCAGAGATCCGTCAGCCGCTCGGCTATGCCATGGTCGGCGGCCTCCTGGTCAGCCAGGCGCTCACGCTGTTCACGACGCCGGTCGTCTATCTCTATCTCGACCGCTTCTCCAATTTGCTCTCACGCTGGATGGCGAAGAAGCCGAAGCCGCGGGCGGAGGCTGCGGTGGACGAGCAAAAGGATGCGGCGGAGTGA
- the htpG gene encoding molecular chaperone HtpG, which yields MTTSDTAVHSQPFQAEVSELLHLMVHSVYSETDIFLRELISNASDACDKLRYEAIETPALLGEGDAPKIRIIPDKQAGTLTIADNGIGMERQELIDHLGTIARSGTKAFVAKLKEAKDGLGLIGQFGVGFYSAFMVADRILVISRRAGESDVWTWTSSGGSGFEIARAGEADAARVTRGTEIVLHLKEDAKKYLEDYEIQRIVSAYSDNILFPIELVPAEGEPRQINSASALWQRSKSELSTDDYKKAYQQIATAFDDPAMTLHYRAEGRYSYAVLLFAPSTKPFDLFEPSRKGRVKLYVRRVFITDEADLLPGYLRFIRGVVDSEDLPLNISREMLQNNPQLAQIRKAVATRVVSELESLAEKDAENFAKIWEAFGAVLKEGIYEDFERREKLLTLSRFTTTSGEKRSLKDVVADFKPNQTEIYYLVGDSIERLKSSPRLEAAAARGIEVLLLTDPVDAFWTSMPMSFDGKPLKSLGQGDLNLDLIPRVDDAQKDEPAADEAATIALIKASLNERVSDVKASTRLTSSASCLVADSHGPSRELERILAQQNRGERSRPILEVNLRHPLVSAITRAPAGSTVTDDLCLLLLEQAQILDGELPEDPSAFAARLNRLVLQALGG from the coding sequence ATGACGACGTCAGATACGGCTGTGCATTCGCAGCCCTTCCAGGCCGAGGTGTCCGAGCTCCTGCACCTGATGGTGCACTCCGTCTACTCCGAGACCGACATCTTCCTGCGCGAGCTCATTTCCAATGCGTCGGATGCCTGCGACAAGCTCCGCTACGAGGCGATCGAGACCCCGGCGCTGCTCGGCGAGGGCGACGCCCCCAAGATCCGCATCATCCCCGACAAGCAGGCCGGCACGCTGACCATCGCCGACAACGGCATTGGCATGGAGCGGCAGGAACTGATCGACCATCTCGGCACCATCGCCCGCTCGGGCACCAAGGCTTTCGTGGCGAAGCTGAAGGAGGCCAAGGACGGGCTCGGTTTGATTGGCCAGTTCGGTGTCGGCTTCTACTCCGCCTTCATGGTTGCGGACAGGATCCTCGTCATCAGCCGCAGGGCCGGTGAGAGCGACGTCTGGACCTGGACCTCGTCGGGCGGCTCCGGTTTCGAGATCGCGCGCGCGGGCGAAGCAGATGCAGCACGCGTGACGCGAGGCACCGAGATCGTGCTGCACCTGAAGGAGGATGCGAAGAAATATCTGGAAGACTACGAGATTCAGCGCATCGTCTCTGCCTATTCCGACAACATCCTCTTTCCCATCGAGCTCGTGCCGGCAGAAGGCGAGCCGCGCCAGATCAATTCGGCGAGCGCGCTGTGGCAGCGCTCGAAATCGGAACTCTCGACCGACGACTACAAGAAGGCCTATCAGCAGATCGCCACCGCCTTCGACGATCCCGCGATGACGCTGCATTATCGCGCCGAAGGCCGCTATTCCTACGCCGTGCTCCTGTTTGCGCCGTCGACGAAACCGTTCGACCTGTTCGAGCCGTCGCGCAAGGGCCGGGTCAAGCTTTATGTCCGGCGCGTCTTCATTACAGACGAGGCCGATCTGTTGCCGGGCTATCTGCGCTTCATCCGCGGCGTCGTCGACAGCGAGGACCTGCCGCTCAACATCTCCCGCGAGATGCTGCAAAACAACCCGCAGCTCGCGCAGATCCGCAAGGCGGTCGCCACCCGCGTCGTCTCGGAGCTCGAAAGCCTCGCCGAAAAGGACGCGGAGAACTTTGCGAAGATCTGGGAGGCCTTCGGCGCTGTGCTGAAGGAGGGTATCTACGAGGACTTCGAGCGTCGCGAAAAGCTGCTGACGCTGTCGCGCTTCACGACGACCTCGGGCGAGAAGCGCTCGCTGAAGGACGTTGTCGCCGACTTCAAGCCGAATCAGACCGAGATCTATTATCTCGTCGGCGACAGCATCGAGCGGCTGAAGTCCAGCCCGCGCCTGGAGGCGGCGGCTGCGCGCGGCATCGAGGTGCTGCTGCTCACCGATCCCGTCGATGCCTTCTGGACCTCGATGCCGATGTCGTTCGACGGCAAGCCGCTGAAGTCGCTGGGCCAGGGCGATCTCAACCTCGACCTGATCCCGCGCGTCGATGACGCGCAGAAGGACGAGCCGGCGGCTGACGAAGCCGCGACCATTGCGCTGATCAAGGCCTCCCTGAACGAGCGCGTCAGCGACGTGAAGGCGTCGACGCGTCTCACCAGCTCCGCCTCGTGCCTGGTCGCCGACAGCCATGGTCCGAGCCGCGAGCTCGAGCGTATCCTGGCGCAGCAGAACCGGGGCGAGCGCTCCAGGCCGATCCTCGAGGTCAATCTGCGCCATCCGCTGGTGTCAGCGATCACCAGGGCGCCGGCCGGCTCGACGGTGACCGATGATCTCTGCCTGCTGCTGCTGGAGCAGGCCCAGATCCTCGACGGCGAATTGCCGGAAGACCCGTCCGCGTTTGCGGCAAGATTGAACCGGCTCGTGCTGCAGGCGCTGGGCGGGTAG
- a CDS encoding DUF3551 domain-containing protein — protein MRIPLLTIIAIATLQAAAPASAQRYDPRYPVCMHVYTGGLRGGGGSDWFDCSFTSLEQCRASASGRGLTCDVNPYYGYDQPQPRRRYKQAY, from the coding sequence ATGCGCATACCGCTCCTGACCATCATCGCGATTGCCACGTTGCAGGCTGCGGCGCCTGCCAGCGCCCAGCGCTACGACCCGCGCTATCCGGTATGCATGCACGTCTACACCGGAGGCCTCCGCGGCGGCGGCGGCAGCGACTGGTTCGACTGTTCGTTCACGTCGCTGGAGCAGTGCCGCGCCTCGGCCTCGGGCCGTGGCCTGACCTGCGATGTCAATCCCTACTACGGTTACGACCAGCCGCAGCCCCGCCGGCGTTATAAACAGGCGTACTAG
- a CDS encoding tripartite tricarboxylate transporter substrate binding protein, with protein sequence MITRRNFLRTAAAVATPLAAPRVFAMGNPSYPSRSVKWVVPYAPGGATDVLSRLLCQRLPERLGQTFVVENKPGAGSNIGTQAVIASAPDGYTLLLTSTANAINASFDPELPYDFAKTIAPVAGVARIPLVLAVNNDLPVRTVSDFILYARANPGTLSIASSGIGTSLHLSGELFKALARVQFTHVPYRGSAPGLTDVMTGQVHGMFDNVTSSFELVRAGKLRALGVTTRERSDILPDVPPIADTLPGYETSSFYGVGAPQDTPREIIDLLNREIDAALSDSEIRSRIAALGAVVLHGSAGEFGSMLTEETARWRKVVQLSGVKKE encoded by the coding sequence ATGATCACCAGACGCAACTTTCTCCGCACGGCCGCCGCTGTTGCCACGCCCCTCGCGGCCCCTCGCGTCTTTGCCATGGGCAACCCCTCCTATCCCTCGCGCAGCGTGAAATGGGTGGTGCCTTACGCGCCCGGCGGCGCCACCGACGTGCTGTCGCGGCTGCTCTGCCAGCGCCTGCCGGAGCGGCTCGGCCAAACCTTCGTGGTCGAGAACAAGCCCGGCGCCGGCAGCAATATCGGCACGCAGGCGGTGATTGCCTCGGCACCGGACGGCTACACGCTGCTGCTCACCTCGACCGCGAACGCGATCAACGCGTCCTTCGATCCAGAACTACCCTATGATTTCGCCAAGACCATCGCGCCGGTCGCGGGCGTGGCGCGCATTCCGCTGGTGCTGGCCGTCAATAACGATCTGCCGGTGCGGACCGTTTCGGATTTCATCCTCTACGCCAGGGCAAATCCCGGCACGCTCTCGATCGCCTCCTCCGGCATCGGCACCTCGCTGCATCTGTCCGGCGAGCTGTTCAAGGCGCTTGCCCGCGTGCAGTTCACGCACGTGCCCTATCGCGGCTCAGCGCCCGGATTGACCGACGTGATGACCGGCCAGGTGCACGGCATGTTCGACAACGTCACCTCGTCCTTCGAGCTGGTGCGTGCCGGCAAGTTGCGCGCACTCGGCGTCACGACACGCGAACGGTCCGACATCCTGCCCGACGTGCCGCCGATCGCGGACACGCTGCCGGGTTACGAGACGTCGTCCTTCTACGGCGTCGGAGCACCGCAGGATACGCCGCGCGAGATTATCGATCTCTTGAACCGCGAGATCGACGCCGCGCTGTCCGACAGCGAGATCAGGAGCCGCATCGCCGCGCTCGGCGCCGTAGTGCTGCACGGCAGTGCCGGTGAATTCGGCAGCATGCTGACGGAGGAGACCGCGCGCTGGCGGAAAGTGGTGCAGCTGTCGGGGGTGAAGAAGGAGTAG